The proteins below are encoded in one region of Streptomyces cyanogenus:
- a CDS encoding AfsR/SARP family transcriptional regulator has translation MSVDFVLLGGIEARVGGTPVDLGHVRQRSVLAGLLVDANTQVPTARLVDRVWGDRPPQRAQATLYSYVSRLRHALATATGDVRITRRTGSYVLTVDPSAVDLHRFRDLVGQARTAAGARAAELFAEALALWRGEAFGDLDAPWFNEQRTSWHRERLAAELDLYDLLLRLGRHAELLAELPARAEQHPLDERLAGQLMLALYRSGRRSDALAHYRQVHRRLSEELGTDPGPELQRLHQQILASDTLTARSAPEPGPAPVPRQLPSPPGPFTGRTGELAELDKMLDAGGAPGGTVVISTIGGIGGIGKTWLAVHWAHHNAAAFPDGQLYADLRGFSPTAEPASAAEVVQGFLHALGLASTEIPADLPGRAAVYRSLVAGRRMLIVLDDARDAEQVLPLLPGSPSCTVLITSRRRLAGLVTAHGARPLALDVVSEAEARDMLVRRLGAERVAKEPKAAATLLDCCAGLPLALSIVAARAGTHPDFPLAALADELRDRSARLDALGTDDPIADLRAVLSSSYDALDPATARVFGLLGQAPGPDIGLPAAAALTALPVPELRSRLRQLEGAHLIRQTRPGRYRMHDLVRLYAAERATQDQHGEALDAALRGLVDFYADTAHDGDRLLSPLRTPFGPDRPDVTRGALPLRDIDTAMSWFEAEHLCLLDTHRFAMARGHHRQAWQLAWSLDTFHWRQGNLDDRTAMLRATLAAGERIGDRTQQASAHRLLGRAYVTQGHHATALEHLRAALALFEEAGDAAGTAQTHLNLALAWEKQGDDRQALAHALQNLRIRRTLDSPPREAEALNAVGWYHARLGHHPQSRRHCEEALALCRRHAFREGEAFTLDSLGYLAHRTGEHALALAYYGQALTLRRELGDAFEEADTLAKLGDVHDALGRPARAREAWRQARSLYLAQRRLGPAAQVEQKLARSGVPED, from the coding sequence ATGTCCGTGGACTTCGTTCTGCTCGGCGGCATCGAGGCACGCGTGGGCGGAACTCCGGTGGACCTGGGCCATGTCCGCCAGCGGTCGGTGCTCGCCGGGCTGCTGGTCGACGCGAACACCCAGGTGCCGACCGCCAGGCTCGTGGACCGGGTCTGGGGGGACCGGCCACCGCAGCGGGCCCAGGCCACCCTCTACAGCTATGTGTCCCGCCTGCGCCACGCCCTGGCCACGGCCACCGGGGACGTGCGCATCACCCGGCGGACCGGGTCCTACGTCCTCACCGTCGACCCGTCCGCCGTGGACCTGCACCGCTTTCGAGACCTCGTCGGACAGGCCCGCACCGCCGCCGGCGCCCGCGCCGCGGAGCTGTTCGCCGAGGCGCTCGCACTGTGGCGCGGCGAGGCCTTCGGAGACCTCGACGCTCCCTGGTTCAACGAACAGCGCACGTCATGGCACCGGGAGCGGCTCGCGGCCGAACTCGACCTGTACGACCTGCTGTTACGACTGGGCCGGCATGCCGAGCTGCTCGCGGAACTGCCCGCACGCGCCGAGCAGCACCCGCTGGACGAGCGTCTGGCCGGACAGCTCATGCTGGCCCTGTACCGCAGCGGCCGCCGCTCGGACGCCCTGGCCCACTACCGGCAGGTGCACCGCCGGTTGTCGGAGGAACTCGGCACCGACCCCGGCCCGGAGCTGCAACGCCTGCACCAGCAGATCCTCGCCTCGGACACCCTGACGGCCCGCTCCGCCCCGGAGCCCGGCCCGGCCCCGGTGCCACGCCAACTGCCGTCCCCGCCCGGCCCGTTCACCGGCCGCACCGGTGAGCTCGCGGAACTCGACAAGATGCTCGACGCGGGCGGTGCTCCGGGCGGCACCGTGGTGATCTCGACGATCGGCGGCATAGGCGGCATCGGCAAGACCTGGCTCGCCGTGCACTGGGCCCACCACAACGCGGCGGCGTTTCCCGACGGTCAGCTCTACGCCGACCTGCGCGGCTTCTCCCCGACGGCGGAGCCCGCCTCCGCGGCCGAGGTGGTGCAGGGCTTCCTCCACGCCCTCGGGCTGGCGTCCACGGAGATACCGGCCGACCTGCCGGGCCGGGCGGCGGTCTACCGGAGCCTGGTCGCGGGCCGGCGCATGCTGATCGTCCTGGACGACGCCCGCGACGCCGAGCAGGTCCTGCCCCTGTTGCCGGGGTCTCCGTCCTGCACGGTCCTGATCACCAGCCGTCGCCGGCTCGCCGGGCTGGTCACCGCACACGGGGCCCGCCCGCTCGCCCTGGACGTGGTGTCCGAGGCGGAGGCCCGGGACATGCTGGTACGGCGCCTGGGTGCCGAACGGGTCGCGAAGGAGCCCAAGGCGGCGGCCACCCTCCTGGACTGCTGCGCGGGCCTGCCCCTGGCCCTCAGCATCGTGGCGGCCCGGGCCGGCACGCATCCCGACTTCCCGCTGGCCGCGCTCGCCGACGAACTCCGTGACAGGTCCGCCCGGCTGGACGCCCTCGGCACCGACGACCCCATAGCCGACCTGCGCGCCGTGCTCTCCTCCTCCTACGACGCCCTCGACCCGGCGACGGCACGGGTCTTCGGCCTGCTCGGCCAGGCACCCGGCCCGGACATCGGCCTGCCCGCGGCCGCGGCCCTGACCGCGCTGCCCGTTCCCGAACTCCGCTCGCGGCTGCGCCAGTTGGAAGGAGCCCATCTGATCCGGCAGACCCGCCCGGGCCGCTACCGGATGCACGACCTGGTCCGGCTCTACGCGGCGGAGCGCGCGACCCAGGACCAGCACGGTGAGGCCCTGGACGCCGCGCTGCGCGGGCTGGTGGACTTCTACGCCGACACGGCACACGACGGCGACCGGTTGCTGTCACCACTGCGCACCCCGTTCGGACCGGACCGGCCGGACGTCACCCGAGGCGCCCTTCCGCTGCGGGACATCGACACCGCGATGTCCTGGTTCGAGGCCGAACACCTCTGCCTGCTCGACACGCACCGCTTCGCCATGGCCCGCGGACACCATCGGCAGGCCTGGCAGCTGGCCTGGTCCCTGGACACCTTCCACTGGCGGCAGGGCAACCTGGACGACCGCACCGCCATGCTGCGGGCCACGCTCGCCGCCGGCGAGAGGATCGGAGACCGGACGCAGCAGGCATCGGCCCACCGGCTCCTCGGCCGCGCGTACGTGACCCAGGGCCACCACGCCACGGCCCTGGAGCACCTCCGGGCGGCCCTCGCCCTGTTCGAGGAAGCCGGCGACGCGGCGGGCACGGCGCAGACCCATCTCAACCTCGCCCTCGCCTGGGAGAAACAGGGCGACGACCGGCAGGCGCTGGCGCACGCCCTCCAGAACCTGCGCATCCGCAGGACACTCGACAGCCCGCCCCGGGAAGCCGAGGCACTCAACGCGGTGGGCTGGTACCACGCCCGCCTGGGCCACCACCCGCAGTCCCGGCGCCACTGTGAGGAGGCGCTCGCCCTGTGCCGTCGCCACGCGTTCCGCGAGGGGGAGGCCTTCACCCTGGACAGCCTCGGCTACCTCGCCCACCGCACCGGCGAACACGCCCTCGCCCTCGCGTACTACGGTCAGGCCCTGACCCTGCGCCGGGAACTCGGCGACGCCTTCGAGGAAGCGGACACCCTGGCGAAGCTCGGGGACGTCCACGACGCCCTGGGCCGGCCCGCCCGGGCCCGGGAGGCATGGCGACAGGCCCGCTCCCTCTACCTCGCCCAGCGGCGGCTCGGGCCGGCCGCCCAGGTCGAGCAGAAGCTGGCGCGCAGCGGCGTACCGGAGGATTGA
- a CDS encoding Lrp/AsnC family transcriptional regulator, whose protein sequence is MDELDSEIVRLLQTDARQSNRELARQLGIAPSTCLERVRALHRRGVIRGYHADIDPAALNRGVQALVSVQVRPLSRTVIDSFKAFAGKLPEVLHVFVLSGGDDFLLHVAVQDLDRLHAFLTDQLSKRSEVTGFRTSVIFQQVSNTAPTRLPPADQTPAATRLG, encoded by the coding sequence ATGGACGAACTTGATTCGGAGATTGTGCGGCTCCTCCAGACAGATGCACGGCAGTCCAACCGCGAGCTCGCCCGGCAGCTGGGCATCGCCCCCTCCACCTGTCTGGAGCGGGTCCGGGCACTCCACCGCCGGGGGGTCATCCGCGGCTACCACGCGGACATCGACCCGGCCGCGCTCAACCGCGGTGTCCAGGCGCTGGTCTCGGTCCAGGTACGCCCCCTCAGCCGGACCGTCATCGACTCCTTCAAGGCCTTCGCCGGGAAACTCCCCGAAGTCCTGCACGTCTTCGTGCTCTCCGGAGGCGACGACTTCCTGCTCCATGTCGCCGTGCAGGACCTCGACCGGCTGCACGCCTTCCTGACCGACCAGCTCAGCAAGCGCAGCGAGGTCACCGGCTTCCGCACCTCGGTCATCTTCCAGCAGGTGAGCAACACCGCCCCCACCCGGCTGCCCCCGGCCGACCAGACGCCGGCGGCCACCCGACTAGGATGA
- a CDS encoding glutamate--cysteine ligase, translating to MGDSCLPRSRRHSDDDSWSAVHHCGITARGARLVAVSPQIPDESLTLAEKHALAFAVLSDIGSDVAKQYGLAFDLPDDLAAVHDRPGFGLQRVNDGHPRTLPLPAIYVIDRSGTARWAFVDTDYTTPASGWHGSGACARLVPSTSSQRHGTPGCSRVTSEFGHPVQSPQAACVAVRPCGAAARRPAPYANRCRTCAFPVPQCRRGRTGRWRPAGPDGDRAAACRVLGAGTSMCAPTRCATGSGPCLRARQQCVPCLPEGLVVPEPLDAVTPAAAGTSASSAEMTAPPTVGVEEEFVLADRHSRAAVFRAPSVVGAARARLGAPHATAEVSQAQVETVSGVCRTAEDLVAEIVRLRGGAARAAAEYDCLLVPSGSAILGRPGPPPVADKARYRAFVRRFGPLVQDQGVNACHVHVGVADREEAVRAVNHLRGWMPLLLALTGNSPYSDGTDTGYASWRSMVWGRWPLAGPPPRLRGAAHFDQVVGHLVASGAAMDPAMVYWHVRPSPHLPTVEVRVADVLPDPAATTAYALLVRALVSCAVDAVRTGEPAPDVPDLLLRAACWQAARYGANGTLPATHSRDCAPTAVGRLVEELWKRVESYLGRYGDDRWVGDWLSEVQHRGTGSVRQRLVAEQHGGRLQAVVDELAVPPA from the coding sequence GTGGGTGACTCCTGCCTGCCGCGGAGCCGGCGGCACTCGGACGACGACTCCTGGTCGGCCGTGCACCACTGCGGCATCACCGCCCGGGGAGCCCGGCTCGTCGCCGTCTCCCCGCAGATCCCCGACGAGTCCCTCACCCTCGCCGAGAAGCACGCCCTCGCCTTCGCCGTCCTCAGCGACATCGGCTCCGACGTCGCCAAGCAGTACGGCCTCGCCTTCGACCTCCCCGACGACCTCGCCGCCGTCCACGACAGGCCCGGCTTCGGCCTCCAGCGCGTCAACGACGGCCACCCGCGCACGCTGCCCCTCCCCGCCATCTACGTCATCGACCGCTCAGGCACCGCCCGTTGGGCCTTCGTCGACACCGACTACACCACGCCCGCGTCCGGGTGGCACGGTTCGGGGGCCTGTGCGCGTCTCGTCCCGAGCACGTCCTCGCAGAGGCACGGGACGCCGGGATGTTCCCGGGTCACATCGGAGTTCGGCCACCCGGTGCAGAGCCCTCAGGCCGCGTGCGTTGCGGTACGTCCATGTGGCGCGGCGGCCCGCCGGCCCGCACCGTACGCGAATCGCTGCCGGACCTGCGCCTTCCCGGTGCCGCAGTGCCGCCGGGGACGCACCGGGCGGTGGCGGCCCGCAGGCCCTGATGGTGACCGGGCAGCCGCTTGCCGCGTGCTCGGCGCCGGGACGAGCATGTGTGCTCCCACCCGCTGCGCGACAGGGAGTGGCCCATGTCTGCGAGCTCGACAGCAGTGCGTCCCGTGTCTTCCGGAAGGGCTGGTCGTGCCGGAGCCGCTTGATGCCGTGACCCCCGCCGCCGCCGGTACGTCCGCGTCCTCGGCGGAGATGACCGCACCGCCGACGGTCGGCGTGGAGGAGGAGTTCGTGCTGGCCGACCGGCACAGCAGGGCCGCCGTGTTCCGGGCCCCGTCCGTGGTCGGCGCCGCCCGCGCCCGCCTCGGCGCGCCGCACGCCACGGCGGAGGTCTCCCAGGCCCAGGTGGAGACCGTCAGCGGGGTGTGCCGCACCGCCGAGGACCTGGTGGCGGAGATCGTCCGGCTGCGCGGCGGAGCGGCCAGGGCCGCCGCGGAGTACGACTGTCTCCTCGTGCCCAGTGGCAGCGCGATCCTCGGCAGGCCCGGGCCGCCGCCCGTCGCGGACAAGGCACGCTACCGCGCGTTCGTGCGCCGCTTCGGGCCGCTCGTCCAGGACCAGGGGGTGAACGCCTGCCACGTGCACGTCGGGGTCGCCGACCGGGAGGAGGCCGTGCGGGCGGTCAACCATCTGCGGGGCTGGATGCCCCTGCTGCTGGCCCTCACCGGCAACTCCCCGTACAGCGACGGCACGGACACCGGGTACGCGAGCTGGCGCTCCATGGTCTGGGGCCGCTGGCCGCTGGCGGGACCTCCGCCCCGCCTGCGGGGCGCGGCCCACTTCGACCAGGTCGTCGGCCACCTCGTCGCCTCCGGAGCGGCGATGGACCCGGCGATGGTCTACTGGCACGTGCGGCCCTCGCCGCACCTTCCCACCGTGGAGGTCCGGGTCGCGGACGTGCTGCCCGACCCCGCGGCCACGACGGCCTACGCGCTGCTGGTCCGCGCCCTCGTCAGCTGCGCCGTGGACGCGGTCCGCACCGGTGAACCCGCTCCCGACGTCCCCGACCTGCTGCTGCGGGCGGCGTGCTGGCAGGCCGCCCGGTACGGGGCGAACGGCACCCTGCCCGCCACGCACTCCCGCGACTGCGCCCCCACCGCCGTCGGCCGGCTGGTGGAGGAACTCTGGAAACGGGTCGAGTCGTACCTCGGCCGCTACGGCGACGACCGGTGGGTCGGCGACTGGCTGAGCGAGGTGCAGCACCGGGGCACCGGCTCCGTACGACAGCGGCTTGTCGCGGAGCAGCACGGGGGCCGCCTCCAGGCCGTGGTGGACGAACTCGCCGTCCCGCCCGCGTGA
- a CDS encoding LysR family transcriptional regulator has translation METRELRYFVAVAEELHFGRAAQRLAMTQPPLSRAIQQLERRLGVVLLHRTARAVALTEAGSVLLWEARAALDAVEAAERRTRRAAAESPGVVLATKAGASSELLSKLLDAYAAEPGAVAVEVMLCGPGEQEGLLRDGRADVALLHRPFDTTAGLDTEDLHTEQQVVVLPAGHPLANRPHMSIAEVTTLADLPLPRWPRRGGGYPDGPGPQVRDHTQLFQLIALGRACAVVPESLRAHLRDDHATVPVPDAPTVTTVIAWPAHSRSKAVADLVRTATCL, from the coding sequence GTGGAGACGCGAGAGTTGCGATACTTCGTCGCCGTCGCGGAGGAGTTGCACTTCGGGCGGGCGGCGCAGCGGCTCGCCATGACGCAACCACCGCTGTCGCGGGCGATCCAACAGCTCGAGCGGCGGCTCGGAGTGGTTCTGCTGCACCGCACTGCTCGCGCGGTCGCCTTGACCGAGGCCGGGTCGGTGCTTCTGTGGGAGGCCCGGGCCGCACTCGACGCGGTCGAAGCCGCCGAGCGCCGCACCCGCCGCGCAGCTGCCGAATCGCCCGGTGTGGTGCTGGCCACGAAAGCCGGAGCGTCCAGCGAACTGTTGTCGAAGCTGCTGGACGCCTACGCCGCCGAGCCCGGCGCGGTCGCCGTCGAGGTGATGCTGTGCGGGCCCGGCGAACAGGAAGGGCTGCTGCGCGACGGGCGTGCCGACGTTGCTCTGCTCCACCGGCCCTTCGACACGACGGCCGGACTCGACACCGAGGACCTGCACACCGAACAGCAGGTCGTGGTCCTGCCCGCGGGCCACCCCTTGGCCAACCGACCCCATATGTCGATAGCCGAGGTCACCACCCTGGCGGACCTGCCCCTGCCGCGCTGGCCTCGACGGGGCGGGGGCTATCCGGACGGACCTGGCCCGCAGGTACGCGACCACACCCAGCTGTTCCAGCTGATCGCGCTCGGACGGGCCTGCGCGGTCGTGCCCGAGTCCCTCCGAGCCCACCTGCGCGACGATCATGCGACGGTGCCGGTGCCGGACGCACCGACCGTCACCACCGTCATCGCCTGGCCAGCGCACAGCAGATCCAAAGCCGTCGCCGACCTGGTCCGCACCGCGACATGCCTCTAG
- a CDS encoding aminoglycoside phosphotransferase family protein: MLPPVEMDEEWATVVPDEAVMRPGVEHLCARLGLAGASLTRFTEGSQPVYAVGDEHVLKLFPAAADRDGVTEGSVLAHIQGRLPVPTPRVRDFGPYENGWQYVLMSRLPGENLAHAWDLVPRGHRERLVTEIGETLAVLHSLDPGPLADVVGPGDWGAFLDRRAAGAVAQQRARGLPAAWLEQLPDFLASVPLPRAPHPALLHTEVMRQHFLVDPDGWRLTGFFDFEPAMIGDRAYDFVGVGLFVTRGDPHLLTRLTGAYGQTFEPSALLAYTLLHVYSDLPWYLRELGAPSDGTLLSLAEAWFGTA; encoded by the coding sequence ATGCTGCCTCCGGTGGAAATGGACGAAGAGTGGGCCACGGTCGTCCCCGACGAGGCGGTGATGCGCCCGGGGGTGGAGCACCTCTGCGCACGTCTCGGGCTCGCCGGCGCATCCCTGACCCGCTTCACGGAGGGCTCCCAGCCGGTCTACGCGGTGGGCGACGAGCACGTGCTCAAGCTGTTCCCCGCTGCCGCCGACCGTGACGGTGTCACCGAGGGCAGCGTCCTCGCCCACATCCAGGGACGACTGCCCGTACCGACACCGCGGGTGCGTGACTTCGGCCCGTACGAGAACGGGTGGCAGTACGTCCTGATGTCCCGGCTCCCCGGCGAGAACCTGGCCCATGCCTGGGACCTGGTGCCGCGCGGCCACCGCGAACGGCTCGTCACCGAGATCGGGGAAACCCTGGCGGTGCTGCACTCCCTCGACCCCGGCCCCCTCGCGGACGTCGTCGGCCCCGGCGACTGGGGCGCGTTCCTGGACCGCCGGGCCGCCGGTGCCGTGGCACAGCAGCGGGCCCGCGGACTGCCGGCCGCCTGGCTGGAGCAGCTCCCGGACTTCCTCGCCTCGGTCCCGCTGCCGCGCGCCCCGCACCCCGCCCTGCTGCACACCGAGGTCATGCGGCAGCACTTCCTGGTCGACCCCGACGGGTGGCGGCTGACCGGCTTCTTCGACTTCGAACCGGCGATGATCGGCGACCGCGCCTACGACTTCGTGGGCGTCGGCCTCTTCGTCACCCGCGGCGACCCGCACCTGCTGACCCGTCTCACCGGGGCCTACGGCCAGACCTTCGAACCGTCCGCACTGCTCGCGTACACCCTGCTCCACGTGTACAGCGACCTGCCCTGGTACCTGCGGGAACTGGGCGCACCGAGCGACGGGACGCTGTTGTCGCTGGCGGAGGCGTGGTTCGGGACGGCGTGA
- a CDS encoding TetR/AcrR family transcriptional regulator, whose product MDSPRRSDAQRNRERILEVAVTELSRCADTPLSVIAKKAGVGQGTFYRNFPNRESLVLEIYRHEMQQVADSADHLLATRAPDEALRAWMDRLSEFAMTKAGLADAIRQVTGAPGGPAKPSPTPVARAAELLLRANDEAGTIRPGVTADDFLLAIAGLWQLAPSDDWRPRAARLLDLVMDGLRTGAQRG is encoded by the coding sequence ATGGACTCACCCCGGCGCTCCGACGCACAGCGCAACCGCGAGCGCATCCTGGAAGTGGCCGTCACCGAGCTGTCGCGCTGCGCGGACACCCCCCTCAGCGTGATCGCCAAGAAGGCCGGGGTGGGACAGGGCACCTTCTACCGCAACTTCCCCAACCGCGAGTCACTCGTGCTGGAGATCTACCGCCACGAGATGCAGCAGGTCGCCGACAGCGCGGACCACCTCCTCGCCACCCGGGCGCCCGACGAGGCTCTGCGCGCCTGGATGGACCGGCTCTCCGAGTTCGCCATGACCAAGGCGGGACTGGCCGACGCGATCCGGCAGGTCACCGGTGCGCCCGGCGGCCCCGCGAAGCCGTCCCCCACGCCGGTGGCCCGCGCGGCGGAACTCCTGCTCCGCGCCAACGACGAAGCCGGCACCATACGGCCCGGGGTCACCGCCGACGACTTCCTCCTCGCCATAGCGGGCCTGTGGCAGCTCGCCCCGAGCGACGACTGGCGCCCCCGCGCCGCCCGCCTCCTCGACCTGGTCATGGACGGACTGCGCACGGGGGCGCAGCGCGGGTGA
- a CDS encoding Glu/Leu/Phe/Val dehydrogenase family protein, translated as MFEHEQVVIRSGRRSRLPVIVAVHSTALGPAAGGLRLWHYPDWRDGVTDALRLSAAMTAKFAVAGLPSGGGKTVVALPEGTVLDPERRRDVLQDVADTIESLGGTYSTGPDVGTGPEDMALIGTITSHVFCRPAHLGGSGDSSPHTAQGTLAALRAVSRRLYGTARLDGRRLAVVGLGRVGAGLARLLAAEGAALTVTDTDPDKRKIGDELGAVWCSPDEILAADVDIVVPAALGSCLTAHTVAQLRCRAVVGPANNQLATPDVADLLHRRGILWVPDYVASAGGVVHAVSTELHHLAPDEVRARVDAIEHTVTGLLDTAESRGRTPAQAATELARRRLRATAGPAGT; from the coding sequence ATGTTCGAGCACGAGCAGGTCGTGATCCGCTCCGGCCGGCGTTCCCGGCTGCCGGTGATCGTGGCCGTCCACTCCACGGCACTCGGCCCGGCGGCAGGCGGCCTGCGCCTGTGGCACTACCCGGACTGGCGGGACGGCGTCACCGACGCTCTTCGCCTGTCGGCGGCCATGACCGCGAAGTTCGCCGTGGCCGGACTGCCCAGCGGCGGCGGGAAGACGGTCGTGGCCCTGCCGGAAGGCACGGTGCTCGATCCGGAGCGGCGCCGTGACGTGCTCCAGGACGTGGCCGACACCATCGAGTCGCTGGGCGGTACGTACTCCACCGGGCCGGACGTCGGGACCGGCCCGGAGGACATGGCCCTGATCGGAACGATCACCTCCCACGTGTTCTGCCGGCCCGCCCACCTGGGCGGCAGCGGCGACTCCTCCCCGCATACGGCGCAGGGCACGCTCGCCGCGCTACGGGCCGTCAGCCGGCGGCTGTACGGCACGGCACGTCTGGACGGGCGCCGGCTGGCCGTGGTCGGACTGGGCAGGGTCGGCGCCGGCCTCGCCCGGCTGCTCGCGGCCGAGGGCGCCGCCCTGACGGTCACCGACACCGACCCGGACAAGCGGAAGATCGGCGACGAACTCGGCGCCGTCTGGTGCTCACCCGACGAGATCCTCGCCGCGGACGTGGACATCGTGGTCCCCGCGGCCCTCGGCTCCTGCCTCACCGCGCACACCGTGGCGCAGTTGCGCTGCCGAGCCGTCGTCGGACCGGCCAACAACCAGCTCGCCACACCGGATGTCGCCGACCTGCTGCACCGGCGCGGCATCCTCTGGGTGCCGGACTACGTCGCGAGCGCCGGAGGGGTCGTCCACGCCGTCAGCACCGAACTCCACCACCTCGCACCCGACGAGGTGCGCGCCCGCGTCGACGCCATCGAGCACACCGTCACCGGTCTGCTGGACACCGCCGAGTCCCGCGGCCGGACACCGGCACAGGCGGCGACCGAGCTGGCCCGGCGCCGCCTGCGTGCCACCGCAGGCCCTGCGGGCACGTGA
- a CDS encoding maleylpyruvate isomerase family mycothiol-dependent enzyme: MATTSRAGHPLSYDTYREAIGRETHRFAEVVRGADPASAVPSCPDWTLAELTRHVGAVQRWFCALLTRRVQEPPRSRDVELGLPADERDLADWLTAGVPEVAAVLRDTDPGAAMWTWGADRHTRFWARRMLFETLVHRVDAEHALGQESDIDPVLAADGVDEFLVNLPYAGVFAPDVTKLRGDGEIVAFQCAGTGEEWRVRLDPDGFRLLPLDGDDAVSEPPTAAVRGQAADLLLLLYGRRSYQEPAFDVSGEAPVLDRWFAHTAF; this comes from the coding sequence ATGGCAACGACGAGCCGGGCGGGGCATCCCCTGTCCTACGACACCTACCGTGAGGCGATCGGGCGGGAGACGCACCGGTTCGCCGAGGTGGTGCGGGGCGCCGATCCCGCGAGCGCCGTCCCCTCCTGCCCCGACTGGACGCTGGCCGAGCTCACCCGGCACGTGGGAGCGGTGCAGCGCTGGTTCTGCGCCCTGCTCACCCGGCGGGTGCAGGAGCCGCCGCGCAGCCGTGACGTGGAACTGGGGCTGCCCGCGGACGAGCGGGACCTCGCCGACTGGCTGACGGCGGGGGTGCCCGAGGTGGCGGCCGTACTGCGGGACACGGATCCCGGCGCGGCGATGTGGACGTGGGGCGCGGACCGGCATACGCGGTTCTGGGCCCGCCGGATGCTCTTCGAAACACTGGTGCACCGGGTGGACGCGGAGCACGCCCTGGGCCAGGAGTCGGACATCGACCCGGTACTGGCGGCGGACGGGGTGGACGAGTTCCTGGTCAACCTCCCGTACGCGGGGGTGTTCGCCCCCGATGTGACGAAGCTGCGCGGCGACGGAGAGATCGTCGCGTTCCAGTGCGCCGGCACCGGCGAGGAGTGGCGGGTGCGGCTGGACCCGGACGGCTTCCGGCTGCTGCCGCTCGACGGCGACGATGCGGTGTCCGAGCCGCCCACGGCGGCGGTGCGCGGCCAGGCGGCGGATCTCCTCCTGCTGCTCTACGGGCGGCGGTCGTACCAGGAGCCCGCCTTCGACGTCTCCGGCGAGGCGCCGGTCCTCGACCGCTGGTTCGCCCACACGGCCTTCTGA
- a CDS encoding SDR family oxidoreductase: MSEQTIALVTGANKGIGYEIAAGLGALGWRIGVGARDQQRRDTAVEKLRAAGTDAFGVPLDVTDDASVAAAAELIADRVGGLDVLVNNAAITGGMPQMPTTVDPATVRVVVETNVIGVIRVTNAMLPMLRGSASPRIVNMSSSVGSLTLQTTPGIDMGPIPAAYLASKTFLNAVTVQYAKELRDTNILINSGCPGFTATDLNGFQGVRTPHQGAAIAIRLATLPDDGPTGGFFDDAGTVPW, translated from the coding sequence ATGAGTGAACAGACGATCGCGCTGGTGACCGGTGCGAACAAAGGAATCGGATACGAGATCGCGGCGGGCCTGGGCGCCCTCGGCTGGCGAATCGGCGTGGGCGCTCGGGATCAACAGCGCCGCGACACCGCGGTGGAGAAGCTGCGCGCAGCCGGGACCGACGCGTTCGGCGTTCCGCTCGACGTGACAGACGACGCGAGTGTGGCCGCCGCGGCCGAGCTGATCGCCGACCGCGTCGGAGGGCTCGACGTCCTGGTCAACAACGCCGCGATCACCGGTGGTATGCCACAGATGCCCACCACGGTCGATCCCGCGACCGTACGAGTCGTCGTGGAAACCAACGTGATCGGGGTCATTCGCGTCACCAACGCGATGCTGCCCATGCTGCGCGGCTCGGCATCGCCACGAATCGTGAACATGTCCAGCAGTGTCGGCTCGCTCACCCTGCAGACCACGCCTGGCATCGACATGGGCCCGATTCCCGCTGCGTACTTGGCGTCCAAGACCTTCCTCAACGCGGTCACCGTCCAATATGCCAAGGAACTGAGGGACACCAACATCCTGATCAACTCCGGCTGTCCCGGCTTCACCGCCACCGACCTCAACGGCTTCCAGGGCGTCCGCACTCCCCACCAGGGCGCGGCGATCGCGATTCGTCTCGCGACCCTGCCCGACGACGGACCGACCGGCGGATTCTTCGACGACGCTGGAACAGTGCCCTGGTGA
- a CDS encoding 2Fe-2S iron-sulfur cluster-binding protein: MASSASSVITLKINGEKYTLPVDHRTTLLDALRERLDLTGTKKGCDQGQCGACTVLLDGRRAVACLQLAVAAEGREITTIEGVADGERLHPVQQAFLDLDGFQCGYCTPGQICSAIGVIEEHAAGWPSAVTADVRPEAGPPPLTAEEIRERMSGNLCRCGAYVSIVEAVARAAEAPRDEQRVNTASDAKEAVA, translated from the coding sequence ATGGCCTCATCGGCTTCCAGCGTCATCACATTGAAGATCAACGGCGAGAAGTACACACTGCCCGTCGATCACCGCACCACCCTGCTCGACGCACTGCGCGAGCGCCTCGATCTGACCGGCACCAAAAAGGGCTGTGACCAGGGGCAGTGCGGGGCCTGTACGGTCCTGCTCGACGGGCGCCGGGCCGTCGCCTGCCTGCAACTGGCCGTGGCCGCCGAGGGCCGGGAGATCACCACCATCGAGGGCGTGGCCGACGGTGAGCGGCTGCACCCCGTACAACAGGCCTTCCTCGATCTGGACGGGTTCCAGTGCGGCTACTGCACCCCGGGCCAGATCTGCTCGGCGATCGGTGTCATCGAGGAGCACGCGGCGGGCTGGCCGAGCGCCGTCACCGCGGACGTCCGCCCCGAAGCGGGGCCGCCGCCCCTGACCGCCGAGGAGATCCGGGAACGGATGAGCGGCAATCTGTGCCGCTGCGGCGCGTACGTCTCCATCGTGGAGGCGGTGGCCCGCGCGGCGGAAGCCCCCCGGGACGAGCAACGCGTGAACACCGCCTCGGACGCGAAGGAGGCCGTGGCATGA